In one window of Protaetiibacter larvae DNA:
- a CDS encoding DUF58 domain-containing protein, with protein MITRSSTPPRGTRTEASTSTDTAALSNTRARIVGTRTGVLADSVVGIVRASRAVAGAVAGIARRLGSVITPLGWIVLALIPAALLVGYRLGWIELVAAGWASVALAALAAVFLIGRVPYRMNLVLPHRRAVVGEPARGAVTVQNAGARRVLGSVLEVPVGEAIVELAVPSLRRGTTRTEDFAIPTRRRGIVKVGPVRTVRADPLGLVRRELSWTDGLELVVHPRTVSVPSTSTGLIRDLEGAPTRDLTASDVAFHALREYQSGDDRRYIHWRSTAKTGTYMVRQFEQTRRSHLVVALSLATHDFADEREFELAVSVAGSLGVRAIRDGRTVSVVVSAITPEFAKRRVYSVRPLATHLPDRLLDDLAVVEASVNALPLRDATRVVAEGTPGISVAFLVCGSRTTAQELRLCAAEFPPDVEVVAVVCDPEAVPGMRRLAGLNVLTIGYLEELRLALARAAAVA; from the coding sequence GTGATCACCCGAAGCAGCACGCCTCCGCGCGGAACGCGGACGGAGGCGTCGACCTCCACCGACACCGCGGCGCTCAGCAACACGCGCGCCCGGATCGTCGGCACGCGTACGGGCGTGCTCGCCGACTCGGTCGTCGGAATCGTCCGCGCCTCCCGTGCCGTCGCCGGGGCGGTGGCGGGGATCGCCCGCCGACTGGGTTCCGTCATCACGCCGCTCGGCTGGATCGTGCTCGCGCTCATCCCCGCGGCGCTGCTGGTCGGGTACCGCCTCGGCTGGATCGAGCTCGTCGCGGCGGGTTGGGCGTCGGTCGCGCTCGCCGCCCTCGCGGCGGTGTTCCTCATCGGACGCGTGCCGTATCGCATGAACCTCGTGCTGCCGCACCGTCGCGCGGTCGTGGGGGAGCCCGCCCGCGGCGCCGTGACGGTGCAGAACGCGGGTGCGCGGCGGGTGCTCGGGAGCGTGCTCGAGGTGCCGGTCGGCGAGGCGATCGTCGAGCTCGCGGTACCGAGCCTGCGCCGAGGGACCACGCGCACCGAGGATTTCGCCATTCCCACCCGCCGCCGCGGCATCGTCAAGGTCGGGCCGGTGCGCACCGTGCGCGCCGACCCGCTGGGCCTCGTCCGACGCGAGCTCAGCTGGACCGACGGCCTCGAACTCGTCGTGCACCCGCGGACCGTGAGCGTGCCGTCCACGAGCACGGGCCTCATCCGCGACCTCGAGGGCGCCCCGACCCGCGACCTGACCGCGAGCGACGTCGCCTTCCACGCCCTGCGCGAATACCAGTCCGGTGACGACCGCCGCTACATCCACTGGCGGTCGACCGCGAAGACGGGCACCTACATGGTGCGCCAGTTCGAGCAGACGCGGCGCAGCCACCTCGTCGTCGCCCTCAGCCTCGCCACGCACGATTTCGCCGACGAGCGCGAGTTCGAGCTCGCGGTGAGCGTGGCGGGATCGCTCGGCGTCCGTGCCATCCGCGACGGACGAACGGTCTCGGTCGTGGTCTCGGCCATCACACCGGAGTTCGCCAAACGTCGCGTGTACTCGGTGCGCCCGCTCGCGACCCATCTCCCCGACCGTCTGCTCGACGACCTCGCCGTCGTCGAGGCCTCGGTCAACGCGCTTCCCCTCCGCGACGCGACCCGTGTCGTCGCGGAGGGCACCCCCGGCATCTCGGTCGCCTTCCTCGTGTGCGGCTCGCGGACCACCGCCCAGGAGCTGCGGCTGTGCGCCGCCGAGTTCCCGCCCGACGTGGAGGTCGTCGCGGTGGTCTGCGATCCGGAAGCGGTTCCCGGGATGCGGCGGCTCGCCGGCCTCAACGTGCTCACGATCGGCTACCTCGAGGAGCTGCGCCTCGCCCTTGCCCGAGCGGCGGCCGTCGCATGA
- a CDS encoding transglutaminaseTgpA domain-containing protein, translated as MRRRVGISALADVFQLWVTMGLAAATWWPIYQSDAFLVLVVAAIVLGTLIAVVGAAFRWPAWMVFLVTTAVFALVGVPLAVPGKAILGVFPSLDGLLDLFSGVALGWKQLLTITLPVGDYQALLVPVLVLLLVGTVVSASIALRAHFGELAALPPVLVFLAGIAFGSVHAQAPVFLGLAMLLTSVSWVSWWRWRRRRAAARRLDRAEIPSDRRFAVEARTLLGSLVILAITVVGSMAAVAAAPPPGERQVLRAAVVQPFDPRDYASPLSGFRRYLREDRSDEVMLRVNGLPADARIRIATLDSYDGVVYSVGSATVDSASGTFVRLPSRIDESSAGDEHLGLEIEVVDYTGVWLPTVGRLEDVQFRGTDAASLENGFAYNTVSGTAVDIPGVRAGDRYRLDAVLPAETSLASLRNAVPGSADVPRAAEAPEELQTALDGYVAGVEGAGARLLAAIDGLRANGYISHGLADDEPASRSGHSLDRISELFSGTRMVGDAEQYAVAAALMANRLGFPARVVVGFAPESAGSAATTVVHGSDISAWIEVDTAQSGWVAVDPVPPLRPIPDALPDEPAPVSRPESIVPPVADRPDPREEQTDPDTTAEEPVASDAALEVLLQVLRVGGLSLLVILIALAPFLLVIGAKARRRHLRRTAGSTLARIRGGWDEFADLVVDHGLAAPPSATRSELAAAVGTLPSRVLAAVVDRAVFAPGDPAKADADRVWVAVDELRSSMDNGKSRRERLRTLVSVRSLGGVAVTQLLRRRGGGRA; from the coding sequence ATGAGGCGCCGGGTCGGCATCTCCGCGCTCGCGGACGTCTTCCAGCTGTGGGTCACGATGGGTCTCGCCGCCGCCACCTGGTGGCCGATCTATCAGTCCGACGCCTTCCTCGTGCTCGTGGTGGCCGCGATCGTGCTCGGCACGCTCATCGCGGTCGTGGGCGCGGCGTTCCGCTGGCCCGCGTGGATGGTGTTCCTCGTCACCACAGCGGTCTTCGCGCTCGTGGGGGTGCCGCTCGCGGTGCCCGGGAAGGCGATCCTGGGGGTCTTCCCGAGTCTCGACGGGCTCCTCGACCTGTTCTCGGGGGTCGCGCTCGGCTGGAAGCAGCTGCTCACCATCACCCTGCCGGTCGGCGACTATCAGGCGCTCCTCGTGCCGGTGCTCGTACTGCTGCTGGTCGGGACCGTCGTGTCGGCCAGCATCGCCCTTCGAGCGCACTTCGGCGAGCTCGCCGCGCTGCCGCCCGTCCTGGTCTTCCTCGCGGGCATCGCGTTCGGCTCGGTGCACGCGCAGGCGCCGGTGTTCCTCGGCCTCGCGATGCTCCTCACGAGCGTGTCGTGGGTGAGCTGGTGGCGGTGGCGTCGGCGTCGCGCCGCCGCCCGCCGTCTCGACCGGGCCGAGATCCCCTCCGATCGTCGCTTCGCGGTCGAGGCGCGCACGCTGCTGGGTTCTCTCGTGATCCTCGCCATCACGGTCGTCGGCTCCATGGCGGCCGTCGCGGCCGCCCCGCCCCCGGGGGAGCGTCAGGTGCTGCGGGCCGCCGTCGTGCAGCCGTTCGACCCGCGCGACTACGCGAGCCCGTTGTCGGGGTTCCGGCGCTACCTGCGCGAGGACCGCAGCGATGAGGTCATGCTGCGCGTGAACGGACTGCCGGCCGACGCCCGCATCCGCATCGCGACCCTCGACAGCTACGACGGCGTGGTCTACTCGGTCGGAAGCGCAACCGTCGACTCGGCATCGGGCACCTTCGTGCGGTTGCCGTCGAGGATCGACGAGTCGTCCGCCGGGGATGAGCACCTCGGCCTCGAGATCGAGGTCGTCGACTACACCGGCGTGTGGCTTCCCACCGTGGGGCGGCTCGAGGACGTCCAGTTCCGCGGGACGGATGCCGCAAGCCTCGAGAACGGCTTCGCCTACAACACCGTGAGCGGCACGGCCGTCGACATCCCGGGCGTCCGTGCGGGCGACCGCTATCGGCTCGACGCGGTGCTGCCCGCGGAGACCTCGCTCGCGAGCCTGCGCAACGCCGTCCCCGGCTCGGCCGACGTGCCGCGCGCCGCCGAGGCGCCCGAGGAGCTGCAGACGGCGCTCGACGGCTACGTCGCGGGCGTCGAAGGGGCCGGCGCCCGACTGCTCGCCGCGATCGACGGCCTGCGGGCGAACGGCTACATCAGCCACGGCCTCGCCGACGACGAGCCGGCGAGCCGCTCGGGTCACTCGCTCGACCGCATCTCCGAGCTCTTCAGCGGCACGCGGATGGTGGGTGACGCCGAGCAGTACGCGGTCGCCGCGGCGCTCATGGCGAATCGTCTCGGCTTCCCCGCCCGCGTGGTGGTGGGCTTCGCTCCCGAGTCGGCCGGTTCCGCCGCGACGACCGTGGTGCACGGCTCCGACATCTCGGCATGGATCGAGGTCGACACGGCCCAGTCCGGCTGGGTCGCCGTCGACCCCGTGCCGCCGCTGCGGCCGATCCCGGACGCCCTGCCCGATGAGCCGGCGCCGGTCTCGCGCCCCGAGTCGATCGTGCCGCCGGTCGCGGATCGTCCGGATCCTCGCGAGGAGCAGACCGACCCCGACACGACGGCCGAGGAGCCGGTGGCCTCCGATGCGGCTCTCGAGGTGCTGCTGCAGGTGCTGCGGGTGGGCGGGCTCTCGCTGCTCGTGATCCTGATCGCGCTTGCGCCGTTCCTGCTCGTCATCGGCGCCAAGGCGCGCCGCCGCCATCTGCGACGCACCGCGGGCTCCACTCTCGCGCGCATCCGCGGAGGCTGGGACGAGTTCGCGGATCTCGTCGTCGACCACGGTCTCGCGGCACCGCCGTCCGCCACCCGCTCCGAACTGGCCGCCGCGGTGGGCACCTTGCCGTCGCGCGTGCTCGCGGCGGTCGTCGACCGCGCGGTGTTCGCGCCGGGCGACCCCGCGAAGGCGGATGCCGACCGTGTCTGGGTGGCCGTCGACGAGCTGCGCAGCTCGATGGACAACGGCAAGAGCCGGCGCGAGCGTCTGCGCACACTCGTCTCGGTGCGCTCTCTCGGGGGCGTCGCGGTCACGCAGCTGCTGCGGCGACGCGGGGGAGGACGCGCATGA
- a CDS encoding zinc-ribbon domain-containing protein has translation MNCRYCGTPLPEGALFCVECGRPVGESEPILTRPVSVVVPERAPAPEPEREPEPDPEPAPEPEPEPEPEPEPEPEPEPEPEPDDEVLPEPDADPESVWAPESEAEPAFLTRPPLEDLEPTRLVRDAPPIERYVLQFSTGESVVVSGTGLIGRNPSAEPGEVVDQLVAVFDVGKSVSKSHIAFGQETGRFWISDRYSTNGTVVRQPDVPSVRCEPGRRYLIARGTRVDIGEQFFIVS, from the coding sequence ATGAACTGCCGGTATTGCGGGACGCCGCTGCCCGAGGGCGCGCTGTTCTGCGTCGAGTGCGGGCGGCCGGTGGGCGAGTCGGAGCCGATCCTGACGCGGCCCGTGTCCGTTGTCGTGCCCGAGCGCGCCCCTGCACCGGAACCCGAACGGGAACCCGAACCTGATCCGGAACCTGCGCCCGAGCCCGAGCCCGAGCCCGAGCCCGAGCCGGAACCCGAACCGGAACCCGAACCGGAACCCGAACCGGACGACGAGGTGCTGCCCGAGCCCGACGCGGACCCCGAATCCGTCTGGGCGCCCGAGTCCGAGGCGGAGCCCGCGTTCCTGACGCGGCCCCCGCTCGAGGATCTCGAGCCCACCCGCCTCGTGCGCGACGCGCCCCCGATCGAGCGCTACGTGCTCCAGTTCAGCACCGGCGAGAGCGTCGTGGTCTCGGGCACGGGGCTCATCGGCCGGAATCCGTCCGCCGAGCCGGGCGAGGTCGTCGACCAGCTCGTCGCGGTGTTCGACGTCGGCAAGTCGGTGTCGAAGTCGCACATCGCGTTCGGCCAGGAGACGGGTCGCTTCTGGATCAGCGACCGCTACTCGACGAACGGCACGGTCGTGCGCCAGCCCGACGTGCCCTCGGTGCGCTGCGAGCCGGGTCGTCGCTACCTCATCGCGCGCGGCACGCGGGTCGACATCGGGGAGCAGTTCTTCATCGTCAGCTGA
- a CDS encoding AAA family ATPase, which translates to MTMTPEQASSFHDTFGRLVAGVEQVLLGKTFVVRLGFVALFSEGHLLLEDFPGTGKTSLARAIAQSVEGTSNRIQFTPDLLPGDITGVSIYDQRSGEFDFHEGPVFANVVLADEINRASPKTQAALLEVMEEGRVTVDGATHEVGSPFMVIATQNPIEQAGTYRLPEAQLDRFLLKASIGYPDHASTVRILEGAGVRAHDTVIPAVISAEEVVRLAALVRTVHVDPSINDYVSRLTEATRTATEVRLGVSVRGALALVRAAKTLAAASGRHYVVPDDIKSLAEAVLAHRLVLDPEAEFDEVTPSSVIAQLLLETPPPSDRQTV; encoded by the coding sequence ATGACGATGACGCCCGAGCAGGCGAGCAGCTTCCATGACACCTTCGGCCGTCTGGTGGCCGGGGTCGAGCAGGTGCTGCTCGGGAAGACCTTCGTCGTGCGGCTCGGCTTCGTCGCCCTGTTCAGCGAGGGGCATCTGCTGCTCGAGGACTTCCCCGGCACCGGCAAGACCTCGCTCGCTCGCGCGATCGCCCAGAGCGTCGAGGGTACGAGCAACCGCATCCAGTTCACCCCCGACCTGCTCCCCGGTGACATCACGGGGGTCAGCATCTACGACCAGCGCAGCGGCGAGTTCGACTTCCACGAGGGACCCGTGTTCGCGAACGTCGTGCTCGCGGACGAGATCAACCGCGCGAGCCCGAAGACGCAGGCCGCGCTGCTCGAGGTCATGGAGGAGGGCCGGGTCACGGTCGACGGGGCGACCCACGAGGTCGGCTCGCCCTTCATGGTCATCGCGACGCAGAACCCGATCGAGCAGGCGGGGACCTACCGGCTTCCCGAGGCGCAGCTCGACCGCTTCCTGCTGAAGGCCTCGATCGGCTATCCCGACCACGCCTCCACCGTGCGGATCCTCGAGGGGGCCGGCGTGCGGGCGCACGACACCGTCATCCCCGCGGTCATCTCGGCTGAGGAGGTCGTGCGGCTCGCCGCACTCGTGCGCACCGTGCACGTCGACCCCTCGATCAACGACTACGTGTCGCGACTCACGGAGGCCACCCGCACCGCGACCGAGGTGCGCCTCGGCGTGAGCGTGCGCGGCGCCCTCGCGCTCGTACGGGCCGCGAAGACGCTCGCCGCGGCGAGCGGCCGCCACTATGTCGTGCCCGACGACATCAAGTCGCTCGCCGAGGCGGTCCTCGCGCACCGCCTCGTGCTCGACCCGGAGGCGGAGTTCGACGAGGTGACGCCGTCGAGCGTCATCGCTCAGCTGCTGCTGGAGACCCCGCCGCCGAGCGATCGGCAGACCGTGTGA